Proteins encoded in a region of the Benincasa hispida cultivar B227 chromosome 2, ASM972705v1, whole genome shotgun sequence genome:
- the LOC120071850 gene encoding AT-hook motif nuclear-localized protein 17-like, whose amino-acid sequence MADYGGAISLSHQPPTSSSSSSDHNPPTTTRPKPKTPMSSTDNSSIKKPRGRPPGSKNKPKPPIVITKENESSMKPVVIEISAGNDVVDTLLNFARKRHVGLTVLSGSGSVSNVTLRHPMSHSTNLSLHGPFSLVSLSGSFLANTTPFSSKPLSSSSSFGICLAGAQGQVFGGIVGGKVTAASLVVVVAATFINPVFHRLPSETAEDDEGAKPAINTTDESPVAATTTSSATPMAVCIYNAPSPPDHAMPWGPSSRSSY is encoded by the exons ATGGCGGACTACGGCggagcaatttctctatccCACCAACCTCCgacctcctcctcctcctcctccgaCCACAACCCTCCAACCACCACCAGACCAAAACCCAAAACCCCAATGTCGTCAACCGACAACTCATCCATCAAAAAGCCACGTGGAAGGCCACCTGGATCAAAGAACAAACCAAAGCCTCCAATAGTTATAACCAAAGAGAATGAATCAAGCATGAAGCCTGTAGTGATCGAGATCTCAGCCGGAAACGACGTCGTCGATACTCTCCTTAACTTCGCTCGAAAACGACATGTCGGCCTCACTGTCCTTAGCGGCTCTGGCTCCGTTTCTAATGTTACGTTACGACACCCTATGTCGCATTCTACTAATTTATCCCTTCATGGACCTTTCAGCCTTGTTTCTCTTTCCGGCTCTTTTCTTGCTAATACGACGCCGTTTTCCTCTAAACctctttcttcctcttcctctttcgGGATTTGTCTTGCTGGCGCTCAAGGTCAG GTATTCGGCGGCATAGTTGGCGGGAAAGTGACGGCAGCGAGTCTCGTGGTGGTGGTTGCAGCGACGTTTATAAATCCAGTGTTCCATCGACTGCCAAGCGAGACAGCGGAGGACGACGAGGGGGCAAAACCCGCCATCAACACTACCGATGAGTCCCCCGTCGCAGCAACTACAACAAGCTCGGCAACTCCGATGGCGGTGTGCATATACAATGCTCCATCTCCCCCGGACCATGCAATGCCATGGGGGCCGAGTTCTCGATCATCTTATTGA